Below is a window of Leuconostoc mesenteroides subsp. mesenteroides DNA.
TCAATAAATTGGACCATTTTTATTCAGTTAATTAGGCGACATTTGAGATACGACTGCGATTATAAAAATTGATATACCAACCAATGGCTGCTTGGACCTCAGTTAATGTTTGGTATGCCTTCAAATAAACTTCTTCACGCTTCAATATTGAATGAAACGCTTCCATACAGTCATTATCGTATGGATGTCCTTTGAGTGAATATGAATGTTTCAAGCCATAATTTTGACCCTTGGTATTAAATTCAGCACTCGTGTATTGTGACCCCATATCCGAATGAACTATTAGTGGCTTTTGATGATTATCTAACGCCATCTGTAAGGCACTTGTAGCTAGTTCGGCTGTCCTTGTATTGCCAATTTTATAGCCTAATACTTTTCTCTTCTCAGGATCCAAAACGGTTGCTAAATAGGCCCATCTGTGATTAGTCAACTGAATATAAGTGATATCTGTTTGCCAAATACCGCTCAAATCATGCTAGTGCCTAATCAGATTAGTTTTTTGAGAAACCGTCACAACGGTTTTGTGTTTGCGATAACGTTTTGCATGCTTGATCTAATCCTTAATTCACGCATCAATTTGAGTGTCATATACTCAGATATTTTCGGGCAGTCATTGGTTAGTTGACTATAAGTAGCAATACGACGATAGCCATAAAATTTAAAGGTTTTCCAAACGTCCAAAATATAAGGTTTTAGGCATTCTCTACGCTTTTCTTGTCGACTGAACTGCCAATGGTGCCAGTTGTAATAGGTACTAGGTCTGATTTTAAGTGGACTTAAAATACGCACAAGCGCGTAGCCTTGTGCTAAAAATTGATTAACTAGCGGCAATCCCACATTACGAACTATTTTTTGACTAGTCAAATATCCGCTCGCTGCCTGTCAGGCTATGCGTGATAAAATTTCGTTTTCTTCCTCCAAAATAGTGAGGCGCTTCTCTAGTTCCTTGACGTATTTTAAAGTCTTTGACTGACCCTTGATCAAGATTGGAGTAGCTTGTTTAACCCAAATATCCATAGAATCGTTCGACGGTCCGAATCCTTCTGCTAGTGATTTAAGTGAACGGCCTTCTTGGTGAAGTTTAACCAAGAAATCTTTGACATCTTGTGAATAACGGACTGAATAAAAATAGTCCATTTTTTAGTATATTAGCATCGGATTATGCCCTAGAAATAAAGCAGTCCTGATTTTCAGTATACGAGCATTGTAAATCTAGGTAAAATTGGTTGATTATAATAAAGTGTGAGTCTGGTATAAGCGTTTGTCCATGTTACTGAACTGATATCATATATGCATATCAATTGGAAGACGTATATTTTTGTCATCTGCCATTAATTTAATATAACTAATCTTGAATAAACAATTTTTTAATGTATTGTACTGTTCTAACAGAAATATTGAAAGCTTCTGCTGTAGATTTTATTGTGTGCGTTTGAGAATACTCAAAGATAGCTGTGTTTCGGCTATCTTTTTTTCTTTTGGGTCTACCTTCTTTATAGTTGGGATTGTGTTGCCTTGCAAATATCTTACCAGCCTGCGTACGTTCGATAATCATGTCGCGTTCCATTTCCGCAACCGAAAGTAATGTTCTTACAATCATGCGACCCATTGGGGTATTGTCAATTGTTCCTAAGTTTAGAACTTTAATCACAATTTTTTGTTTCAGAAGATCATCAATTAAATTTAATGCTTCACGTGTATTTCGAGCAAAGCGATCTAACTTGGTGACGATCAATGTGTCATTAGGTTCAATTAGATTGACAAGTTTTTTAAACTGTGGTCGTGATGTAGTTGTACCTGAATATTTTTCACTGAAAATCATTTCAGCCCCGGCATTTTTCAAAGTCTCTTTTTGTTCATATAAAGATTGTCCAGCTGTTGAAACCCGTGCATAACCATAAACTGTCATTTTATACCTCTTTAAAATTGCATAACTAAGTTGCAGTATATAAAGCCAAGTATAGCATGACTTTGAAAAAGCGCAAAATACTTAAAAGTTTATTGCACTAATAACTGTAAAGCTGTCATATTTTTTTGTGAAGATTAGGTTATGATATAATTTTATTTGCAAGCAAGTTAAGGAGTGGTGGAATCTGATAGTTGGGGGTGATGCTTATTGTTGAAACTCAAGGCTACCTGAAAGGATAACACCAAATGGTCTGTTAGACCGCGGTAATTGTGTTGATCACATTTCTGGTTGTTTTAGCTACGAAAGTAGTCGAACTACTAAAAGAAATTAAAAAGTCTAAAAAATAGGTAAACAAAAACCCCTTAACTTTGGCCGGTTCTAGGGGTTTTCGTGAAATGACTATTTTAGTTTATTAACAAAATAACAACTACCAACGCTGAAGCACGCTTGTGACTTAAAAGGTCATGTACCTAACATGGGTCTTTTTGTTTATATTTATACTATACCACTTTCACTGTTTTTGCCAATTATTTCTATTTCATAGATCATTTTGCTTGTTTTTATTTAGCATTTTTAAACTAATTTTCAGGTGTGTTGTTTAATAATCCATTAATACTAAATGGGGTTAGTAATGAAATGGTCGTACTAAGCGATACTTCATCGGGTGTATGGCGTTCTTGATATATTAAGTATACGAAATTCGGAATCTTATTTGATATTGTTGACTCAACGTATATACGTTGCTTAAGGGCGGTATTGTCATCAGAAAGCGTTATATTTGCAATTTTTGGTGCTAAGTTATTTTCAATGTTATCTATTTTGTAGCCATTTTCCGCAAGAATCATTTTTAAAAAAAAACGAATTCCTTACTTGCAATGCAGTCTTTGTTTGATAGGTTTGAATAACATTTTGTGTTTTCAAATTGTACTGAACTGATCATAATTATCTCTTTTCTATTTTCATGTAGTATCCCAATTTAGGTTGGTATAACGTGCATTTTAGATACATGATGATATCAGTAAATTATTTTCCACATCTGTAATTTTTACTTTTGAAGAGACACTATAAAATATAAATATTTGATTTTTATACTTTTTAAAGTGTTAACAAGTATTGTTTAGGAGAAAACATGAAATATTTAAAAGATAGTACCCTGCTGACTAGTTGTCTTGTAGTATTTTTTGGTGGGTCATTAGGTAGCTTGTTCAGGCTACTAATTACCGAAATTCCACATATTGGGAGTAGTCCTTGGGTTATAGTAGTCATCAATGTTTTAGGATCATTCTTCCTTGCTTATATCGGAGCAGTCATTCCTGACAGCTATGACTATTCTTTAATTTTAAAAAATTTTATAGGGACGGGTATCATGGGTGGCTTTACAACATTCAGCACATTTATACTTCAAATTAATCAATTAGGTAGAGAAAATTTTTTAATTAGTATTATTTATACATTAATTAGTTTTATACTGGCTTACATTGCAGTTGTTTTTGGGAAAAATGTAGGAAAAAATCGGAGATTAAATCAGTGAATTTTTTTAACTTTTATTTGTATTTCTGTTTAGCTGCTGGGCTAGGTGCTGTTATTCGATATCTAGTTATAAGTTTTATGCCAAGGATTACAAATTTTTTCACAGGTGTTTTTTATGTTAATATTATTGGTGCTTTTTTGATGGGTGTATTATCAGTTAATATGAACAGCAACGTCTGGCATATTATTATTGGAACGGGTTTTATTGGCGGCTTGACGACATTCAGCACCATGATGACACAGGGAGAGCAGTTTAATAGTTTTAAACGGAGTATGGTATATTTTGCATTGACATTAGTCTTAGGAATTTTTTTATTTATTGTAGCTATACACATACACGTTTAACGAAATACTTTGAATGTGAAACACGCAGTTTTAAATGTCTTTGATGTTTTGTTAATACATACACAAAACGAATTCGCTTGATTCTGTTTTAATCAAAGAATGAGAATATATAAAGAAAATCGTTAAATTTTCCTGTATTTGGAATCAACCCCCTTTTTGTTGTAAACTGATTTTATGTTTAAAAAAAGAATTAGACTCAATACATCAAAGCTGTCAGTAGTATTATATGGCACACTTATAGGTTTTTTAACAGGAATAGTTGTTAGTGTCTTCCGCTGGACAATTGAAAAATTGCTTCAATTTGTGCAAACGCTGTATCTCGATATTTCACATGGCAATATAGCGTTAATATTTTTAGTGATAACTGCTAATTTAATTTGTTTTTTAATTGTTTCATGGATGTTAAACAAAGAACCTAATATATCCGGTTCCGGCATTCCACAGGTTGAAGGTCTATTATTGGGTGAACTAAAAATAAACTGGTGGTCGACATTGTGGCGGAAATTTATATCAGGAATTTTGGCTATTGGTAGTGGTTTAATGCTGGGGCGGGAAGGTCCTTCAATTCAACTGGGTGCATCAATTGGTCAGGGTGTGGCATCATATAAACGTCTTAGTCATAATCAATCGAAAGGGCTTATAGCCAGTGGTGCCGCTGCAGGTTTATCATCTGCATTTAATGCACCTTTAGCCGGCGTTATGTTTGTATTGGAGGAAGTCTATCACAGTATTTCTCCCTTTGTCTGGGTTGGTGCATTGACAGGCGCAAGCGTTTCGGATTTTGTCTCTACGGTTTTGTTTGGCCAAACACCAGTTTTATCTATTGGACACTTAAGCGTTTTCCCGGTACAGTTATATGGTTTATTGTTGGTATTTGGTATTATATTAGGCTTATTTGGCTTTTTATATCAAAAATTTTTACTATTCAGCTTAAATTGTTACAGTAAAATTAGGGTTCCTAAATATTTATACGGTATCGTGCCGTTTATCTTGGTGATACCGATTGGAATTTTATGGCCAAATCTTTTAGGTGGGGGAAATAATTTAATTTTATCACTGAAAGAAGCACCTATGACAATGAAAATGATCATCGTAATTTTGTTAATTCGATTTGTTTTCTCAATGATTAGTTACGGTTCCGGTCTGCCAGGGGGAATATTTTTACCTATTTTGACTCTAGGTGCACTAAGTGGCGCATTGATGGCTCATATATTTGTCTATTTACATCTCATGAGTGCAAATTATGCTTTAAACTTTATTGTGATCGGTATGGCAGGTTATTTCGCATGTATTGGTAAGGCACCATTTACTGCAATTATTCTTATCTTTGAGATGGTTGGGAGTGTGACCCACATTTTACCTTTAGCACTTGTAAGTTTAGTAGCCTACTTAGTAGTTGATCTATTAAATGGTGCACCAATATATGAATCTTTATTAGAACGTTTGTTGAAAAGAAAACCAGCGCATTTAGCGACGTCCTCCATGATAACTATGGAAGTCACTGTTCTTGCTGGTGGTATGCTAGAAGATCAACAAATAAGAGACTTACAACTGGAATCAAATAGTTTGATTACACTGGTCAGAAGATCTGAAAATGTACTGATTCCCAAAGGAGACTTAGTATTACGTGCTGGTGATATTATTTATATTAGAATGAACCAAAAAGATGCAAAAATTACTAGAAATCAACTATCACTTAACAACTAAATAAATTTCAAAAACACGATTTTAGAGTTTTTGCGTCGAAAAGATAAATTCGTTATCAATTAAATTACAATTACAGAAATAATTACCAGGAGATTCTTTTTTACAAATAATTGGAACCAGCTTTAGTTTCAAATTCAATTGAGATAACATCACTTTATCGTAATTTAGAGTGTTTTGATTGAGTGAGCACATCGTAATAGTGAAATTATATTCAACATAATTGTATCAAAATAAAAATTTGCCTAAGAAGAGATGGAGTATGATGATATAAAAATTAGTTTTGTACTAACCATCAGCTTTTTTTGGTGTAAGTTCTTTGTTTAAACAATTTCTATATATTCCTTTTTTGCTAATAAAAAATCATATTTTTTTAATTAGAGACAGAAAATGTCTTTTTAAAAATTATATCGTAGGATCAGGACAATAATATATAGCGAAATTTGATTTGAATAATAAAACTATGGTATATTTAACTTAATTTAATTTAAACGGTTGGGCGCAAGCTTCAAGAATTGTTAGTCGGGGAACTAGCATTTTTTGGAGCTTTTTAAATATTAGGAGAAATAATGGAATATCTATTAATCATGTTCTTAGTCATAGTTACTATTTTTCTGGGAAAGGTAGGCACCTGGTTTGGTTTTTCTGAAGTTGTTGGGCAACTATTTTCAGGTATCATTTTAGGATCCAGCATATTTAATATAGTACAGTCAAGTAATTTAATCCACTTGATAGCTGAGATAGGTATTTTTTTACTGATGTTAAATTCGGGACTAGAGTCGGATTTAAAGGAAATGAAAAGATACATTAAAGCATCGTCACTCATTGCAGTTATGGGGGTACTACTACCCTTAATTACTTTCCCGATTGCATTTTTATTGCTTGGATATAATATACAGACTTCCATATTTGCCGGTGTTGTGTTCTCTGCAACTTCAATCTCTATAACGTTAGCTGTACTATCGGAACAAAAAAAATTAGCCACTGCAATAGGAGCAATCATACTTTCGGCGGCTGTAATAGATGACATAATTGCTTTGTTTGCGGTGACTTTATTTTCTGTTTTAGTAGGTGGAGGTGCACTGGGGATAAACAGTATTTTACCATTACTCGCTTTTGCGTTAGGTATACTACTCAGGAAGTATAATTTTTCTGATAAAATTGGTGTTATCAGTACGAAAATGGGTAATTCTTTCTTTTACCCTGTATTTTTCGGGTCCATCGGTCTTGAAATCGTAATCCAGGGACTGGGAGATAAGATAACAGCTATTATAATTTTTAGTATTTTAGCTATTGTCACAAAATTTGTTGGCTCGTTATGGGGAGCAAAAATTTCTGGTCTAGATACCAGAGTTTCAAGTGCAATTGGGGCAGGCATGATTTCTAGAGGTGAGATGGCCCTTGTGATTATTCAAATAGGTATATCATCACATATTATTGATGATTATACTTCAGCGGAGTTTATTGTTGCTGTCATCGTTTCAACAATAGTAGCTCCGATAATCATGAAACCACTGTTCAAAAAGATTTGATATTACAATTATAAAAGTTGCTATATTAGCAGATGGCTGATTGGTTTCTGTCAGGTTATGCGTTATAAAATTTCATTTTGCTACTTAAATAGGGTTCCAAGCCAATAAGTGAAGGCCATTGTGAGCACTCCTGTGAATATGTTGCGCAAAATAGCTGGAATTATTGGTGCTCGTCCCGCCCAAGCGCTTAGCCAACCAGTTAAAAAAAGTGCCCAAAGCGTTGCCAAAATTGTTCCTATAACTTTCAGATTGTCGGGTAGTAATATCACGGATAGTAATGGCCAGATACCACTGCTCTTATACTAAAAAAATGGACTATTTTTATTCAGTCCGTAAAATGAAAGTATAGGAGTATTTTTATGTCAATTCGTTATTCACAAGATTTCAAAGACTCATTGGTTAAACTTCACCAAGAAGGCCGTTCACTTAAATCATTAGCAGAAGAATTTGGTCCGTCGAAAGATTCTATTGCTATTTGGCTTAAACAAGCTACCCCAATCATGATCAAGGGTCAGTCAAAGACTTTAAAAGACGTCAAGCAACTAGAGAAGCGCCTCGCTATTTTGGAGGAAGAAAACGAAATTTTATCACACATAGCCTGACAGGCATTGAGCGGCCATCTTACTAGCCAAAAAATAGTCCGTAATGTGGTATTGCCGCTCGTTAACCAATTTTTAGCACAAGGCTACGCGCTTGTGCGTATTTTAAGTGCACTTAAAATCAAACCTAGTACCTATTACAACTGGCGCCATTGGCAGCCCAGTCGACAAGAAAAGCGTAGAGAATCTCTAAAACCTTATATTTTAGACGTTTGGAAAACCTTTAAATTTTATGGTTATCGCCGTATTGCTGCTTATAGTCAACAAACCGACGGTCCGAAAGTATCTGGGTATATGACACTCAAATTGATGCGTGAATTAGGGATTAAATCCCGCATGCAAAAACGTTATCGCAAGCCAAAAACTGTGGTGACTGTTGATCAAAAGCCCAATTTGATTAGACACTTGCATGATTTGAGCGGTGTTTGGCAAACAGATATCACTTATATTCAGTTGACTAATCACAGATGGGTCTATTTAGCGACCGTTTTGGATCCTGAGAAGAGAAAAGTATTGGGCTATAAAATTGGCGATACAATGACAGCCGAGCTAGCCACAAGTGCCTTACAGATGGCTTTAGATAAGCATCGAAAGCCATTAATTATTCATTCAGATATGGGGTCACATACACGAGTGCTGAATTTAATATTAAATGTCAAAATTATGGCTTGAAACATTCATATTCACTCAAAGGACATCCATACGATAATGGCCGTATGGAAGCATTTCATTCAATATTGAAACGTGAAGAGGTGTATTTGAAGGCATACGAAACATTAACGCAAGTCCAAGCAGCCATTGGTTGGTATATCAATTTTTATAATCGCAATCGTATCTCAAATGTTGCCTAAGTAACTGAATAAAAATAGTCCAATTTATTGACTTCTGAGCAATCAGGTTGATGTTCCAATTTGGAATATTATTAATTGCCCTGTTGGCATATCTAGACAAAAAAAAATAACTGCTTAACTTTGGTGAGTCGCAGTTACTTTTTTAAAGTTTAATCTGTGATAGTCACTATTTGATATAGTAACGTTGTAGAGTCACGTGTTAGAGCACGTGGCTTTTTCTATACTTAAATTGTATAACAACATGTGTGCTTAATGCAACAATTGAAAATATTAATTATATTATTTAATTACTAAACTCTATATCATCTGTACCATCGCTAGTAGCGATAATTGTTCCATTAGGTAATTGGACATTGATTGCAGGATTATTCATATCGAAAACCACAGCTTGTCTGTTTGCAATAGTTTCAAGTATGTCCATTGCGTCACGTAAATCGGAATTAGAATAGTTAGCCCAGTCATCATACCCAACGTAAGTTAATGTGTTAGTGCTCTTATCATAGGTTGCATATTGAGCAGTGCCTTTTAATAATGAATTTACTTTATCCTCATAGTCTTTTGAGTTATCAGTACTTGAAGAGCTACTAGATTCAATTTCATCAGAACTTGATGATTCATCGTCGCTAAAGCTTTCAGAACTATCTTCCTCTGAACTAGAAGACTGTTTATGGCTGACCGAAGAAGATGACTCTGATTCTGAATTGCCAGAATTATCACTAAAAATTGATAATCCAATAACGGCAACAATAATTACGGCGCAGATTATAAAAGGCAATGGATGTTTTTGTATAAAGTCTTGTTTCTTTGGTGGGCGTCTCATGAAATTATGTTTCTCTCTATTAATCTATTGTTATATCCACATCTAAATATATACCAATAATTAAAATATGCAAGTTTACATAAGGGCGGTTATCGGCACTAGCCGGTACGACGCCGTTTATAAGCCGTCACTTGTGAATTTCAAAAATTCGCCTTGTGAAGGCTTATTTGTTGCACGATACAACTTGTGAAATCCGGCTGGTTCACAATCTATACCACCTGTTTTCTCTCACCGGCAGGGCTCGGCCCTGTTCCACCTACAAAAACACCCAGAAATCACGCCGTTTTAAGCTGAAATCCGGGTTTTGAAAAATTTTCGGAGTCCGGCAACTCTCGGTACCGAAAAAACCTGTCCATAATCTTGACATCAGCGCCCCCCATAAAAGACTCTAACGTCTTAAAAATGTTGCTTTTTAAAACTATACAGTAAAAAAAAACGGATACCAAGTATAAAATTAGGTATTTGTTTTTTGTGAGCTACATAAATTCACAAAAATCGTACCTCTCTCGAATAACGAGATACTTTTTTAGTTAAAATGCTTGATAATTGGCTATAGTTTTATTCATACTAATAGAAAAAGAAAATACGGAGGTATGTTATGACCTTTTCAAAGAGTTTAAAAGAATTACGTTTGCTACATGAGTTATCACAGACACAATTAGCTAGAAAATTAAATGTTTCCCCTAAAACTATTTCAAACTGGGAAAATGAAAGAAATTTACCGGATATTGAATTGATTATTAAAATATCTAAAGTCTTAGACGTAACACTGGATGAACTAATTACTGGTAATATTCAGTTAGAGAATAAACTAATCAAAGATAGTCATAAAGTTTTTCGTGATAATGTAATGTCTATCGTGGTGAGTTTATATTCGATGTTAACCGGTATGTTAGCAATGGTGTGGTTTTTAAATATTCAACCCCCACTTCGTACCATTGTTTTTTCAACTTGGTTATTTGTTGGCTTCATTTTTGGATATATGATAGAGCCTACTGATAATAAAAATCCTTTTGATTCTATATCGCCAATAATTCGATATAGCTTCATAGCACTGTTCATTGTTTTAGGCTTATCAATAATAATTGGCTCTTCTTGGTTGATCGTAAACTATCCACAAAAAATTATTTACTTCGTTACTATGATAGTTGGAGTTGTCATAATAATTATGACTAAACCCATTTGGCCCACAAAAAATAGAAATGCTGAATAATTCAGAAATGATTGAGTTAAGGGGCTATAACTATCAATTGTCTCTGTTAAATACTATAAAAAAAGCCTCTAACAAATCAACTTGGCTTGTTAGAGGCTTTTTTTATTTAGATAATATAATAGCCCTTGAAATGTAAGGCTAAATTGAATGGCTAAGCGTTGCTATATAGAGGCGCATAAATACTTTGTTTCTCAATTTTGGCTAGGCATGTTATAATGAATACAGAAAAAGGAAGCCTTGCGCTAACAAGACTTCCCATTATAGAGCCGTATAAGACGGTGGCAAACTTAAAACGATTAAATAACCGCTAGCTTGGCAGAGCTAAGGCGGTTATTTTTTTTGTTGGTTTTTAATCAACTCAACAACTAATGCTAGTAAGGTAACTATGAAAGTACCAAACATTAGCATAAGCTGTAAAGCGTCCGATACGGACACTTGGGCTACTCCTTTCCTAGAATGTGAGTTTATAGTTTTTACACCATAAGCACCACCCCCCTTAAGGAAATAGCCACCGCCTTAACTTCTCTACTTGAACTATTATACAGGATAAAGCGTGATTTACCTATTGATGATTAATGCTCTAATATCCTGAACGGCTAGTTTTCTATTTTCAATATAAATATAATTATCCGACATGTTTTCAATGAACCCAGATATATTTTTTTTTGGTTTCATGATTGAAGTTAGTTTCATCTAATTGAATAGTCACAGTATAATAATTTGCTAATGCGTGCATTGCATTATGAAATATTTTATCCGTAGTCATTTTGGGTAACTTTTTTTCACTATATACATTTTCCTTAATGCAGAAGTATGGTCGCTTAAAAAGAAGCCACGCCACTTTTTAATGCCCCTATCTCTATAATCATACTGAAAGTAATTATTGATTAAAGCGCTAAAATCTTGATCCATTTCATTTCTCATTTCAAATTTTTTATTCCTCAATTATACGAACGTTAGTTCCCTTATGCAAGCGGCTCGATTTTAAACTTTTGTTATATTATATATGTAGTTCAAAAATATAGACTAAAAGGAAAATTTTGTTATGCTTAAAATACTAAGTGAATCCATATACCAAATTTACAAGTTTACATCAGGGATAGTATCATGGGGATTAATTAATATACCTGTTAGCTGGTTATCTTTTTTTATAGCCATCATAGGTTTGGCTAGGAATAATCATAATAAATTACGACAAAGATTTGATTATTCATCAGTAACCCACCCATGTAATACAGTTATTACTGTTTACAACGACAGTTTAGTAACAGAAACTTCACGATTTAATGGAATAATAGTCACTGCAAAAAAGCCAAACTTACTACGGAAAAAAGTAATTAAATGGAATTTGAAAAATAAAAAATTTGGACATAATAAACAGCTTTTATTCCCTTTTCATCAAATGGTAAATATTCAGAATAACGAAGAAATAAAACAATCTGATTTTTTTGCTGTTAAGAGCCATGAAATGAGAGAAATTATAATCAATAAAAAAAATTTTTTAAATTCAATAAAAAATAAGCTATACAGTAATATTAAGGCACTTACAAAGTTTACTAATAAGAAAGCATTTTATGTATATTTTGTTTATGAAACGGTTACTGGTAAAACAAGAATGTTTGCTGTTAAAATTATTTTTGATGACCCTATTGGTCAGGATCTAAATATTGACGATTGTAATAAAGTGCTACAAGCTAAATTAAAGTACAATAACTAACAAGTTAAGGGTAAAATACAACTAATATTTAAAAAAAGGGATAGCATTAATAGATGGATTACACTGAATTCTACAAACATGTTAAAAACGAATTGAAAGTTACCGGAACAGATAACCAGTTTCATCTGTATTATGATGAAACAAATAACTTTAGATCTTTTAAAGTAGACGATAAAGGTTTTAATGCTGACGAACATGCCTATTTCATACTTGGAGGAATTGGCATAAAAACCGACTCGCATGACATTGTTGAAGGTGTTGATAGCCTCTTCTCAAAATTTGGTATGCAAGCAAATGCTCAAGAAATAAAGTTTAAGCATATCAAGAATGGTGCCAATAATTTTATTGAGTTAATGGATAAAAAAAGAGTAAAAGTTTTTTTGAATTGGCTTTATGAAAATGACAATGTTTTTATCCACTATAATTATGTAGATAATTTTTATTTCTCTATTGTTGACTCTTTACCCAATTCAATGCTTCTCGGCATAGAATTTAATCGTGACCTAAAAGATTGTTTGTATCAAATTATGAAAACTGATAAAGAATATTTTACAAACCTTTTCGTTTTATTAGGCTATCCAAATGTTAACAACCCTAAATTACTAATAAATAAAATTATAGAAAAGATAAATGAAATTACCCCATACGGAGATGATTTTTGTTTAGAGTATTTACGACAGATCTTAAAATCAGCAATTAGGTCCAAACTTCCTCTTTTAGAAAATAATGTCGAGGGTGAATTGATAGATAACTACTCTGATCTATACGCACAGAGTATTTATTCTTTTCCAAATTCTCATCACAAATTTGATCATGAATATAATATTGAGCCATTTTTAGCGAATAACCCTATTTATGTAAATGACAAACTAGTAGACTATATTTTTGATGATTCTAAACATTCTCGATTATTACAATTATCTGATTTAACAGTTGGCATTTTAAGACATTGGATGAGTTTCCTTGAAAAAAATTCGGAATCGAAAATTTCAGATATTTTAAACAGTTTATCTAGCAATCAAGAAACAAACATTCGAAAATTACAACAAGTTATGAACAATTCACTATCTGAAAGTCAGGGTTTCAAAATTGGTTCTGGGAGTAATACGTTTGAAAATAAAGTTTCCGATTTCTTAACTTATAAATTTTAACTAGAATAATTCAGATACTCGCTTATTACTGACTATAAAAGATCCAGAACATATCAACTTAAGGACGGTAAGAAATTATATTAAATTTAATTTGCGATACAAGATAATGTGCATTAAAAGGTGACATATCTTAACAATTGTGTCGCTTTTTTTTTGTGCCTTATAATTAAAGGTGTTAAAATAAGTCATAACTTACCACCATAAAGCAGTCCAATTAATTTATTGACTTCTAAGTAAAATACCAGGAGTTTTGCTATGAGTTAACTATGATCCTAGGTGGTCACTAAAACATTCCTTAATTCAGGGTCTATAATTATAATAATGGCACTTTAAAGCGCCACAAAGTACATAGAAGACCTTGATACTTATACACCTATGTTGATGGAAGCATTGCATTTAAGTTTATGGTGTATCATGTTGTTATACAAATTAAAATTATAGGTGGTTTAGAATGAAAAAAATTTATTTTTTATGTACAGGAAATTCTTGTCGCAGTCAAATGGCTGAAGGATATGCAAAAAAAATATTGCCGGCAAATGAGTTTCAAATCGAGAGTG
It encodes the following:
- a CDS encoding recombinase family protein; amino-acid sequence: MTVYGYARVSTAGQSLYEQKETLKNAGAEMIFSEKYSGTTTSRPQFKKLVNLIEPNDTLIVTKLDRFARNTREALNLIDDLLKQKIVIKVLNLGTIDNTPMGRMIVRTLLSVAEMERDMIIERTQAGKIFARQHNPNYKEGRPKRKKDSRNTAIFEYSQTHTIKSTAEAFNISVRTVQYIKKLFIQD
- a CDS encoding CrcB family protein; this encodes MKYLKDSTLLTSCLVVFFGGSLGSLFRLLITEIPHIGSSPWVIVVINVLGSFFLAYIGAVIPDSYDYSLILKNFIGTGIMGGFTTFSTFILQINQLGRENFLISIIYTLISFILAYIAVVFGKNVGKNRRLNQ
- a CDS encoding transposase, with the protein product MDYFYSVRYSQDVKDFLVKLHQEGRSLKSLAEGFGPSNDSMDIWVKQATPILIKGQSKTLKYVKELEKRLTILEEENEILSRIA
- a CDS encoding cation:proton antiporter: MEYLLIMFLVIVTIFLGKVGTWFGFSEVVGQLFSGIILGSSIFNIVQSSNLIHLIAEIGIFLLMLNSGLESDLKEMKRYIKASSLIAVMGVLLPLITFPIAFLLLGYNIQTSIFAGVVFSATSISITLAVLSEQKKLATAIGAIILSAAVIDDIIALFAVTLFSVLVGGGALGINSILPLLAFALGILLRKYNFSDKIGVISTKMGNSFFYPVFFGSIGLEIVIQGLGDKITAIIIFSILAIVTKFVGSLWGAKISGLDTRVSSAIGAGMISRGEMALVIIQIGISSHIIDDYTSAEFIVAVIVSTIVAPIIMKPLFKKI
- a CDS encoding ClC family H(+)/Cl(-) exchange transporter gives rise to the protein MFKKRIRLNTSKLSVVLYGTLIGFLTGIVVSVFRWTIEKLLQFVQTLYLDISHGNIALIFLVITANLICFLIVSWMLNKEPNISGSGIPQVEGLLLGELKINWWSTLWRKFISGILAIGSGLMLGREGPSIQLGASIGQGVASYKRLSHNQSKGLIASGAAAGLSSAFNAPLAGVMFVLEEVYHSISPFVWVGALTGASVSDFVSTVLFGQTPVLSIGHLSVFPVQLYGLLLVFGIILGLFGFLYQKFLLFSLNCYSKIRVPKYLYGIVPFILVIPIGILWPNLLGGGNNLILSLKEAPMTMKMIIVILLIRFVFSMISYGSGLPGGIFLPILTLGALSGALMAHIFVYLHLMSANYALNFIVIGMAGYFACIGKAPFTAIILIFEMVGSVTHILPLALVSLVAYLVVDLLNGAPIYESLLERLLKRKPAHLATSSMITMEVTVLAGGMLEDQQIRDLQLESNSLITLVRRSENVLIPKGDLVLRAGDIIYIRMNQKDAKITRNQLSLNN
- a CDS encoding transposase, which gives rise to MSIRYSQDFKDSLVKLHQEGRSLKSLAEEFGPSKDSIAIWLKQATPIMIKGQSKTLKDVKQLEKRLAILEEENEILSHIA
- a CDS encoding IS3 family transposase, with product MSGIWQTDITYIQLTNHRWAYLATVLDPEKRKVLGYKIGNTRTAELATSALQMALDNHQKPLIVHSDMGSQYTSAEFNTKGQNYGLKHSYSLKGHPYDNDCMEAFHSILKREEVYLKAYQTLTEVQAAIGWYINFYNRSRISNVA
- a CDS encoding CrcB family protein encodes the protein MNFFNFYLYFCLAAGLGAVIRYLVISFMPRITNFFTGVFYVNIIGAFLMGVLSVNMNSNVWHIIIGTGFIGGLTTFSTMMTQGEQFNSFKRSMVYFALTLVLGIFLFIVAIHIHV